The following coding sequences lie in one Phragmites australis chromosome 8, lpPhrAust1.1, whole genome shotgun sequence genomic window:
- the LOC133927054 gene encoding protein RGF1 INDUCIBLE TRANSCRIPTION FACTOR 1-like isoform X2, translating into MVMVSVASPSPMVRSEEDLGPPWLRPLLGTSFFVPCRMHPELSKNECNLFCLSCTDDALCAYCLPAHRDHRVVQIRRSSYHNVIRVSEVGKLIDISHVQTYVINSAKIVFLNGRPQARPGKGVTNTCEICCRSLPDSFRFCSLGCKLGGMQWDPSLTFAIRPKRGQGSGDDGSGSDDSFSPKKLRRAAGFELGRFDRPGIRCRWSDDEGSKSNTGPITPGTPPISRCRPSRRKGIPHRAPFYG; encoded by the exons ATG GTGATGGTGAGCGTGGCGAGCCCGAGTCCGATGGTGCGGTCGGAGGAGGACCTGGGTCCGCCGTGGCTGCGGCCGCTGCTGGGTACGAGCTTCTTCGTGCCGTGCCGCATGCACCCGGAGCTGAGCAAGAACGAGTGCAACCTCTTTTGCCTCAGCTGCACCGACGACGCGCTCTGCGCCTACTGCCTCCCCGCCCACCGCGACCACCGCGTCGTCCAG ATACGGCGGTCGTCGTACCACAACGTGATCCGGGTATCGGAGGTGGGGAAGCTGATCGACATCTCGCACGTGCAGACGTACGTGATCAACAGCGCCAAGATCGTGTTCCTCAACGGCCGGCCGCAGGCCAGGCCCGGCAAGGGCGTCACCAACACCTGCGAGATCTGCTGCCGGAGCCTCCCGGACTCCTTCCGCTTCTGCTCCCTCGGCTGCAAG CTGGGAGGGATGCAGTGGGACCCGAGCCTGACCTTCGCCATCCGGCCGAAGCGCGGCCAGGGCTCCGGCGACGACGGGTCCGGCTCCGACGACTCGTTCAGTCCCAAGAAGCTCCGGAGGGCGGCCGGGTTCGAGCTCGGCCGCTTCGACCGGCCGGGCATCCGGTGCCGGTGGTCCGACGACGAGGGCAGCAAGTCCAACACCGGGCCGATCACGCCCGGGACGCCGCCGATCAGCCGGTGCCGGCCGTCCAGGAGGAAGGGCATCCCGCACCGCGCCCCGTTCTACGGTTAG
- the LOC133927054 gene encoding protein RGF1 INDUCIBLE TRANSCRIPTION FACTOR 1-like isoform X3: protein MVSVASPSPMVRSEEDLGPPWLRPLLGTSFFVPCRMHPELSKNECNLFCLSCTDDALCAYCLPAHRDHRVVQIRRSSYHNVIRVSEVGKLIDISHVQTYVINSAKIVFLNGRPQARPGKGVTNTCEICCRSLPDSFRFCSLGCKLGGMQWDPSLTFAIRPKRGQGSGDDGSGSDDSFSPKKLRRAAGFELGRFDRPGIRCRWSDDEGSKSNTGPITPGTPPISRCRPSRRKGIPHRAPFYG from the exons ATGGTGAGCGTGGCGAGCCCGAGTCCGATGGTGCGGTCGGAGGAGGACCTGGGTCCGCCGTGGCTGCGGCCGCTGCTGGGTACGAGCTTCTTCGTGCCGTGCCGCATGCACCCGGAGCTGAGCAAGAACGAGTGCAACCTCTTTTGCCTCAGCTGCACCGACGACGCGCTCTGCGCCTACTGCCTCCCCGCCCACCGCGACCACCGCGTCGTCCAG ATACGGCGGTCGTCGTACCACAACGTGATCCGGGTATCGGAGGTGGGGAAGCTGATCGACATCTCGCACGTGCAGACGTACGTGATCAACAGCGCCAAGATCGTGTTCCTCAACGGCCGGCCGCAGGCCAGGCCCGGCAAGGGCGTCACCAACACCTGCGAGATCTGCTGCCGGAGCCTCCCGGACTCCTTCCGCTTCTGCTCCCTCGGCTGCAAG CTGGGAGGGATGCAGTGGGACCCGAGCCTGACCTTCGCCATCCGGCCGAAGCGCGGCCAGGGCTCCGGCGACGACGGGTCCGGCTCCGACGACTCGTTCAGTCCCAAGAAGCTCCGGAGGGCGGCCGGGTTCGAGCTCGGCCGCTTCGACCGGCCGGGCATCCGGTGCCGGTGGTCCGACGACGAGGGCAGCAAGTCCAACACCGGGCCGATCACGCCCGGGACGCCGCCGATCAGCCGGTGCCGGCCGTCCAGGAGGAAGGGCATCCCGCACCGCGCCCCGTTCTACGGTTAG
- the LOC133927054 gene encoding uncharacterized protein LOC133927054 isoform X1 — translation MTMVYAHVCTGGDALQVMVSVASPSPMVRSEEDLGPPWLRPLLGTSFFVPCRMHPELSKNECNLFCLSCTDDALCAYCLPAHRDHRVVQIRRSSYHNVIRVSEVGKLIDISHVQTYVINSAKIVFLNGRPQARPGKGVTNTCEICCRSLPDSFRFCSLGCKLGGMQWDPSLTFAIRPKRGQGSGDDGSGSDDSFSPKKLRRAAGFELGRFDRPGIRCRWSDDEGSKSNTGPITPGTPPISRCRPSRRKGIPHRAPFYG, via the exons ATGACGATGGTGTACGCACATGTGTGCACGGGTGGAGATGCGTTGCAGGTGATGGTGAGCGTGGCGAGCCCGAGTCCGATGGTGCGGTCGGAGGAGGACCTGGGTCCGCCGTGGCTGCGGCCGCTGCTGGGTACGAGCTTCTTCGTGCCGTGCCGCATGCACCCGGAGCTGAGCAAGAACGAGTGCAACCTCTTTTGCCTCAGCTGCACCGACGACGCGCTCTGCGCCTACTGCCTCCCCGCCCACCGCGACCACCGCGTCGTCCAG ATACGGCGGTCGTCGTACCACAACGTGATCCGGGTATCGGAGGTGGGGAAGCTGATCGACATCTCGCACGTGCAGACGTACGTGATCAACAGCGCCAAGATCGTGTTCCTCAACGGCCGGCCGCAGGCCAGGCCCGGCAAGGGCGTCACCAACACCTGCGAGATCTGCTGCCGGAGCCTCCCGGACTCCTTCCGCTTCTGCTCCCTCGGCTGCAAG CTGGGAGGGATGCAGTGGGACCCGAGCCTGACCTTCGCCATCCGGCCGAAGCGCGGCCAGGGCTCCGGCGACGACGGGTCCGGCTCCGACGACTCGTTCAGTCCCAAGAAGCTCCGGAGGGCGGCCGGGTTCGAGCTCGGCCGCTTCGACCGGCCGGGCATCCGGTGCCGGTGGTCCGACGACGAGGGCAGCAAGTCCAACACCGGGCCGATCACGCCCGGGACGCCGCCGATCAGCCGGTGCCGGCCGTCCAGGAGGAAGGGCATCCCGCACCGCGCCCCGTTCTACGGTTAG
- the LOC133927053 gene encoding galactan beta-1,4-galactosyltransferase GALS1-like, with protein sequence MRKDAAAGIAAGPAPALLCFDLKPFLAALTVLTLLAAAWQLRPYHSLLASPFSAACPHPAASLPARPLAVHAKRTSTPNSTASTSSFPPRQQPPGPTRREFRAVGSAAALFVQMGAYRGGPYTFAVVGLASKPIHVYGKPFFRCEWEPNAPNNASSSSPPPRPMRAANTYHMLPDWGYGRVYTVVVVNCTFPRVPNADNAGGRLVLYAHYGPPAPPDRHERIVALEEVPGAYDEAAFRTPPHRYDYLYCGSSLYGNLSSVRVREWMAYHARFFGPRSHFVFHDAGGVSPAVRAALEPWVRAGRATLQDVRAQAEYDGWYYNQFLVVNDCLHRFRHAAKWTFFFDVDEYIFLPDGRTLEDVLAELEPYTQFTIEQNPMSSRLCVRDPSNPEADYSNQWGFEKLVFRNSITGVRRDRKYAIQAKNAYATGVHMSENVIGNTTHKTEHLIRYYHYHNTINVLGEVCHEFVSIRPKGGITWSEKTPWYYDDSMKRVANAVREFERKTIGNVRV encoded by the exons ATGCGTAAGGACGCGGCCGCCGGCATTGCGGCCGGCCCGGCGCCCGCGCTCCTCTGCTTCGACCTCAAGCCCTTCCTCGCCGCGCTCACCGTGCTCACTCTCCTCGCCGCCGCATGGCAGCTCCGCCCCTACCACTCCCTCCTCGCATCCCCATTCTCCGCCGCCTGCCCGCACCCCGCCGCGTCTCTGCCGGCTCGCCCGCTGGCCGTCCACGCCAAGAGGACCTCCACCCCCAACTCCACCGCTTCCACTTCCTCCTTTCCGCCGCGGCAGCAGCCGCCCGGCCCCACGCGGCGGGAGTTCCGCGCGGTGGGCAGCGCGGCGGCGCTGTTCGTGCAGATGGGCGCCTACCGCGGAGGGCCGTACACCTTTGCGGTCGTCGGGCTCGCATCCAAGCCCATCCACGTCTACGGCAAACCCTTCTTCCGCTGCGAGTGGGAGCCCAACGCTCCGAACaacgcctcctcatcctcgccgccgccgcggccgatgCGCGCGGCCAACACGTACCACATGCTCCCGGACTGGGGCTACGGCCGCGTCTacaccgtcgtcgtcgtcaactGCACCTTCCCGCGCGTTCCCAACGCCGACAACGCGGGGGGACGGCTCGTCCTGTACGCGCACTACggcccgccggcgccgccggaccGGCACGAGCGGATCGTGGCGCTGGAGGAGGTGCCGGGCGCCTACGACGAGGCCGCGTTCCGCACGCCGCCGCACAGGTACGACTACCTCTACTGCGGCTCGTCGCTGTACGGCAACCTCAGCTCGGTGCGGGTGCGCGAGTGGATGGCGTACCACGCGCGCTTCTTCGGCCCGCGCTCGCACTTCGTGTTCCATGACGCTGGCGGGGTGAGTCCCGCCGTGCGGGCCGCGCTGGAGCCCTGGGTGCGCGCCGGGCGCGCCACGCTGCAGGACGTGCGCGCGCAGGCCGAGTACGACGGCTGGTACTACAACCAGTTCCTAGTCGTCAACGACTGCCTGCACCGGTTCCGGCACGCCGCCAAGTGGACCTTCTTCTTCGACGTCGACGAGTACATCTTCCTGCCCGACGGCCGCACTCTTGAGGATGTCCTCGCCGAGCTTGAGCCGTACACTCAGTTCACCATCGAGCAGAATCCCATGTCGAGCAGGTTGTGCGTCCGGGACCCCAGCAATCCAGAGGCCGACTACTCCAA CCAATGGGGATTTGAGAAGCTAGTTTTCCGGAATTCAATCACCGGGGTGAGGAGAGACAGGAAGTATGCGATTCAGGCCAAGAATGCATACGCCACAGGTGTACATATGTCGGAGAATGTTATCGGCAACACCACGCACAAGACGGAGCACCTCATCCGGTACTACCACTACCACAACACTATCAATGTGCTCGGTGAGGTGTGCCACGAATTCGTCTCCATACGACCCAAGGGTGGCATAACATGGTCCGAGAAGACACCCTGGTATTACGATGATAGCATGAAGCGTGTCGCCAATGCTGTTCGTGAATTCGAGAGGAAGACCATTGGTAATGTGCGAGTATAA